One stretch of Methermicoccus shengliensis DSM 18856 DNA includes these proteins:
- a CDS encoding threonine--tRNA ligase yields MRLLLIHCDYMEYEVKKRTGVAEDIDDASRAGRMEEALTVFTAVEKGDEADIEEVARRALENIEDVAHKVNTSNIVLYPYAHLSSSLSSPEAAMHALRIMEEQLASRGYTVMRAPFGWYKAFRLSCKGHPLSELSKTIELERHAKSVSIAPAGRVDVPQALTAEERLVSSFYILTPEGELVEPERFDFADHQSLKKFLTYETEKKRAVDRIPPHVELMKRLELVDYEEGSDSGNLRYYPKGRLIKGLLEQFVLQQAAQYGAMEVETPIMYDMNHPTLRRYLDRFPARQYAIATDKKMLFLRFAACFGQFLMSHDMVLSHRHLPLKMFELTRYSFRLEKRGELVGLRRLRAFTMPDMHTLCRDMTQAMEEFYQQYHLCMRTLESIGLGLQDYEVAVRMTREFYEENREFVASLARAVQKPVLLELWSERPFYFVLKFEFNFIDALDKASALSTVQIDVENAERYDITYTDEDGSLRHPIILHCSPSGAIERCMYALLERAHLCQQDGRLPTLPTWLSPTQLRIIPVSEEHVDYALSLLDRLQGVRVDVDDREESVGKKVREAGVEWIPYVAVVGEKERKSGLLSITVRSLSERSRPHIEQMSPEELRNRIMRECEGLPTRPLSMSTRLSERPRFK; encoded by the coding sequence ATGAGGCTGCTGCTGATTCACTGCGACTACATGGAGTACGAGGTAAAAAAGCGCACCGGGGTTGCAGAGGACATAGACGATGCCTCCCGAGCTGGCAGGATGGAGGAAGCCCTGACGGTGTTCACAGCCGTGGAGAAGGGCGATGAGGCAGACATCGAGGAGGTGGCTCGAAGGGCGCTGGAGAATATAGAGGACGTTGCCCACAAGGTCAACACATCGAACATCGTGCTCTACCCCTATGCACATCTTAGCTCGAGCCTGTCTTCTCCAGAGGCTGCGATGCACGCCCTGAGGATTATGGAGGAGCAGCTCGCATCCCGTGGGTACACCGTGATGAGGGCGCCCTTTGGATGGTACAAGGCGTTCAGGCTCTCGTGCAAGGGTCATCCCCTCTCTGAGCTCTCCAAGACGATAGAGCTGGAGCGGCACGCAAAGAGCGTGAGCATTGCCCCGGCAGGACGGGTGGACGTGCCGCAAGCCCTGACGGCAGAGGAGCGGCTCGTATCCTCCTTTTACATCCTGACCCCAGAGGGAGAGCTCGTAGAGCCAGAGCGGTTCGACTTTGCAGACCATCAGAGCCTCAAGAAGTTTCTGACCTACGAGACCGAGAAGAAGAGGGCAGTGGACAGGATTCCTCCCCACGTGGAGCTCATGAAGAGGCTCGAGCTCGTGGACTACGAGGAGGGCAGTGATTCTGGCAACCTAAGGTACTATCCAAAGGGCAGGCTCATCAAGGGGCTCTTGGAGCAGTTCGTGCTGCAGCAGGCAGCCCAGTATGGGGCGATGGAGGTGGAGACGCCCATCATGTACGACATGAACCACCCCACGCTCAGACGCTATCTCGACCGCTTTCCAGCACGCCAGTATGCGATAGCGACCGACAAGAAGATGCTGTTTTTGAGGTTTGCGGCGTGCTTTGGGCAGTTTCTCATGAGCCACGACATGGTGCTCTCCCACCGACACCTGCCGCTCAAGATGTTCGAGCTCACACGCTACAGCTTCAGGCTGGAAAAGCGGGGAGAGCTCGTGGGACTAAGGAGGCTCAGGGCGTTCACCATGCCCGATATGCACACTCTGTGCAGGGACATGACGCAGGCCATGGAGGAGTTCTATCAGCAGTACCACCTGTGCATGCGCACTCTCGAGAGCATCGGGCTCGGGCTGCAGGACTATGAGGTAGCCGTGAGGATGACCCGAGAGTTCTATGAGGAGAACAGGGAGTTCGTGGCAAGCCTTGCCCGTGCGGTGCAAAAGCCCGTTCTCCTCGAGCTTTGGAGTGAAAGGCCCTTCTACTTCGTGCTCAAGTTCGAGTTCAACTTCATCGATGCGCTGGACAAGGCGAGCGCTCTGTCCACAGTGCAGATAGATGTGGAGAACGCAGAGCGCTATGACATCACCTACACCGATGAGGATGGCTCCTTGAGGCATCCCATTATCCTGCACTGCTCCCCCTCTGGCGCCATAGAGCGCTGCATGTATGCGCTTCTCGAGAGGGCACACCTGTGCCAGCAGGACGGAAGGCTTCCGACGCTGCCCACATGGCTTTCGCCCACCCAGCTCCGCATCATTCCCGTGTCTGAGGAGCACGTGGATTACGCCCTCTCGCTGCTCGACCGCCTGCAGGGCGTGAGGGTGGATGTGGACGACAGGGAGGAGAGCGTGGGCAAGAAAGTCAGGGAGGCTGGCGTGGAGTGGATACCCTATGTGGCAGTGGTGGGCGAGAAGGAGAGAAAGAGCGGGCTGCTGAGCATCACTGTCCGCTCTCTCTCCGAAAGGAGCAGACCCCACATAGAGCAGATGAGCCCTGAGGAGCTCAGGAACAGGATAATGAGGGAGTGTGAGGGGCTGCCAACGAGACCTCTCTCGATGAGCACAAGGCTCTCTGAAAGACCAAGGTTCAAGTGA
- a CDS encoding sulfurtransferase TusA family protein — translation MDYDEELDVRGQVCPYPSLRTRQALMKMAPGKVLKVILDHPPAKDNVRREVDKMGHEFLGIEDNDGEWSLYFRVVR, via the coding sequence ATGGACTACGATGAGGAGCTGGATGTGAGAGGACAGGTGTGCCCATATCCATCTCTCAGGACGAGACAGGCACTGATGAAGATGGCACCTGGCAAGGTGCTGAAGGTGATTTTAGACCACCCCCCAGCCAAGGACAACGTCAGAAGAGAGGTGGACAAGATGGGGCACGAGTTTCTCGGCATAGAGGATAACGATGGGGAGTGGAGCCTCTACTTCAGGGTGGTAAGGTAG
- a CDS encoding hydrogenase iron-sulfur subunit codes for MSIVSITCMECGYGAADTAGVMRMKYDPEIKIVRVPCAGRARAAHLLEGFQRGARAMVVVGCCLGSCAYSGGNFVTLRKVKLVKRFLEEMGYDPDRVNQYTARAAEGDTITGDFEDVMKKADKGPDIAPNLVERALREVKESREYYGVTVR; via the coding sequence ATGAGCATCGTGTCCATCACGTGCATGGAGTGCGGATACGGCGCAGCAGACACCGCTGGCGTGATGAGGATGAAGTACGACCCCGAAATCAAAATCGTGCGGGTGCCCTGTGCTGGAAGGGCGAGGGCAGCACACCTTCTCGAGGGGTTCCAGCGGGGAGCAAGGGCAATGGTGGTCGTGGGATGCTGCCTTGGCTCGTGTGCATACTCTGGCGGCAACTTCGTGACACTGCGAAAGGTGAAGCTGGTGAAGAGGTTTCTCGAGGAGATGGGATACGACCCCGACCGTGTGAACCAGTACACTGCGAGGGCAGCAGAGGGCGACACCATCACAGGAGACTTTGAGGACGTGATGAAGAAGGCTGACAAGGGTCCAGACATCGCACCCAACCTCGTGGAGCGTGCTCTGAGGGAGGTCAAAGAGTCGAGAGAGTACTACGGGGTGACTGTGAGATGA
- a CDS encoding presenilin family intramembrane aspartyl protease PSH, producing MSSSSVHRSVSALVPLLSAAFLMVLVEVLSLVLAPFMDASGYYAFGAEGRYNPVSTLLYIVLILGFTLVLLLAIRYGKGWVIQATILVALASTLYYVFSAVLGAYTSWYAPISLGASLMLTLVLCVHSEWYVVDIYGVLIGAGAAAIFGVSLSVLPVVLLLIALAIYDAIAVYHTRHMLTLAEGVLPMHLPVMLVVPAKRGFSLRRMESVGAKGANGGREAYFLGLGDAVMPAMLVVSAAVFSPAPPVLGWANLPSVLAVVGSLLGFAILMLVARSGKPQAGLPFLNSGALVGYVLGCAIAGVAVL from the coding sequence TTGAGCAGCTCATCAGTTCACAGGAGTGTATCGGCGCTCGTTCCTCTCCTCTCTGCGGCCTTTCTCATGGTGCTCGTGGAGGTGCTCTCGCTCGTGCTCGCCCCATTCATGGATGCCAGTGGCTACTACGCCTTTGGAGCAGAAGGAAGGTACAACCCAGTGAGCACCCTCCTGTACATCGTGCTCATCCTCGGGTTCACCCTCGTGCTGCTGCTCGCCATAAGGTATGGCAAGGGCTGGGTGATACAGGCGACCATACTGGTGGCACTGGCGTCCACTCTGTACTACGTGTTCTCGGCGGTGCTTGGGGCATATACCTCCTGGTATGCGCCCATAAGCCTTGGTGCCTCGCTGATGCTCACATTGGTGCTGTGTGTGCACTCAGAGTGGTATGTGGTGGACATCTATGGCGTGCTCATAGGTGCAGGGGCAGCGGCAATATTCGGGGTGTCGCTCTCTGTGCTGCCTGTGGTGCTGCTGCTCATTGCCCTCGCCATATACGATGCCATAGCGGTGTACCACACCCGACACATGCTCACACTGGCAGAGGGTGTGCTCCCGATGCACCTTCCAGTGATGCTGGTGGTGCCCGCCAAGCGAGGATTTTCGCTCAGACGCATGGAGTCCGTCGGTGCGAAGGGCGCAAATGGAGGGAGAGAAGCATACTTTCTCGGGCTCGGGGATGCGGTGATGCCCGCAATGCTGGTGGTGTCCGCAGCCGTGTTCAGCCCCGCTCCACCAGTGCTCGGATGGGCGAATCTACCAAGCGTTCTGGCGGTGGTGGGCTCGCTGCTCGGCTTTGCCATTCTCATGCTGGTGGCGCGCAGTGGGAAGCCACAGGCGGGTCTGCCCTTCCTGAACAGCGGAGCGCTCGTGGGCTACGTGCTCGGGTGCGCCATTGCGGGGGTGGCGGTGCTGTGA
- a CDS encoding radical SAM/SPASM domain-containing protein — MADTVQFVQNLKRLLESNAVRGLLKSIGGFEAIERYLAIYAGCRNAGGMKEKINSSLLSGVLSQAAARFGVDEETLKHTLEDDAYRRGTANVLASIGEFGITMPQRLVAPFLVVWNFTTKCNLRCKHCYAAGRRGELSLEQKLDVVDQLADAGVVALAISGGEPLMEDDLWEVASHAAERGLVVNVATNGTLIDEDAALKLKEAGTTYVEISLDSYIPEVHDTFRGVKGAYERTIEGIRHCVEAGLMVGIATTATKLNIEHIPHIIELARNMKVDRVVVFNLVPTGRASQNLELDLDPQERWRLLNYLYDELEKGELEVFSTSPAYAVVALQRVAKGEGHEISPTHFAGMKVSTESFEHANILAEFIGGCGAGRIYCGIEANGDITPCVFLPIVVGNVREGFQKVWLESDVLNSLRDRDGEHYECRGCEYRYVCGGCRARAYGYTKDVLAADPGCRLVEEVSTVGGNAHQPSSTIGH, encoded by the coding sequence ATGGCAGATACCGTTCAGTTCGTGCAGAACCTCAAGAGGCTGCTCGAATCGAATGCAGTCAGGGGGTTACTAAAGAGCATTGGTGGATTTGAGGCCATCGAGAGATACCTTGCCATATATGCAGGCTGCAGGAATGCAGGGGGGATGAAGGAGAAGATAAACAGCTCTCTTCTCTCTGGTGTGCTCTCACAGGCGGCAGCGAGGTTTGGCGTGGACGAGGAGACGCTCAAACATACGCTTGAAGACGATGCCTACCGGAGGGGCACCGCCAACGTTCTTGCCAGCATAGGGGAGTTTGGAATCACAATGCCCCAGAGGCTCGTCGCCCCGTTTCTCGTGGTGTGGAACTTCACAACTAAGTGCAACCTCAGGTGCAAGCACTGCTATGCTGCTGGAAGGAGAGGGGAGCTCAGCTTGGAGCAGAAGCTGGATGTGGTTGACCAGCTTGCAGATGCTGGAGTGGTTGCTCTTGCCATCTCTGGTGGAGAGCCTCTGATGGAGGACGACCTCTGGGAGGTGGCGTCTCATGCCGCAGAGCGCGGTCTTGTGGTAAACGTTGCCACCAACGGCACGCTGATAGACGAGGATGCTGCACTGAAGCTGAAAGAGGCTGGCACGACCTACGTGGAGATAAGCCTCGACTCGTACATACCAGAGGTGCACGATACATTCAGGGGCGTGAAGGGAGCGTATGAGCGCACAATAGAGGGCATCAGGCACTGTGTGGAGGCGGGGCTCATGGTGGGCATCGCCACCACCGCCACGAAGCTGAACATAGAGCACATCCCGCACATCATAGAGCTCGCAAGGAATATGAAGGTGGACAGGGTCGTGGTGTTCAACCTCGTGCCCACTGGTAGGGCAAGCCAGAACCTCGAGCTTGACCTCGACCCACAGGAGAGATGGAGGCTGCTGAACTACCTGTATGACGAGTTAGAAAAGGGCGAGCTCGAGGTGTTCTCCACCTCACCAGCCTATGCGGTCGTGGCGCTGCAGAGGGTGGCAAAGGGAGAGGGACACGAGATATCTCCAACCCACTTCGCTGGCATGAAGGTGTCCACCGAGAGCTTCGAGCATGCCAACATTCTCGCAGAGTTCATAGGCGGATGTGGTGCTGGCAGGATATACTGTGGAATAGAAGCAAACGGCGACATCACGCCCTGTGTGTTCCTGCCCATTGTGGTGGGAAACGTTCGGGAGGGCTTTCAGAAGGTGTGGCTCGAGAGCGATGTGCTCAACAGCCTGAGAGACAGGGATGGAGAGCACTACGAGTGCAGAGGGTGTGAGTACAGATACGTATGTGGAGGGTGCCGTGCCCGTGCATATGGCTACACTAAGGATGTCCTCGCAGCAGACCCCGGATGCCGCTTGGTAGAGGAGGTAAGCACAGTTGGAGGTAATGCTCATCAACCCTCCAGCACCATCGGCCATTAA
- a CDS encoding NADH-quinone oxidoreductase subunit B family protein: MTVYQLRPEGCERCAIELKLEGKDEDVEDVAYITGFVTVDDADTLVEIRERHDKVVAYGTCATHGGIFGLANQRGAYVVPVDRVISVDEKVLGCPPRGPMDSGDMLCRMCERVREGKLVEGFHRLNHTTPEDVCLNEAGFVCSGTLSLNCAPRGERCIDFGLPCRGCVPLSDDQGARLIDEVGSLALKVEVDVRATDWGTDMLGHRPDNLTRSFPDLVGTFFRFTLASAPVNRGVRESTGDLYADVFVGRLAEEAVYIASRIFGVRGVSAALNLTEALEKIFGIEVSDATRQIREELRSHGRALADAAEAMDSEKYGQAKQNIIRIAGDINLSNVAIGGFRRPIEGYEDFDAYRARSFEFRAGESEMKDALTRIRVSVDNDGVIVGWESEVL; encoded by the coding sequence ATGACTGTGTATCAGCTCCGTCCTGAGGGGTGCGAGAGGTGCGCCATAGAGCTGAAGCTTGAGGGAAAGGACGAGGATGTCGAGGATGTCGCATACATCACTGGCTTCGTCACTGTGGACGATGCGGACACCCTCGTGGAAATCAGGGAGAGACACGACAAGGTGGTGGCATACGGGACGTGCGCCACCCATGGCGGAATATTCGGGCTTGCCAACCAGCGGGGTGCCTATGTGGTGCCCGTGGACAGGGTCATCAGCGTGGACGAGAAGGTGCTGGGATGCCCCCCAAGAGGCCCTATGGACAGTGGAGACATGCTGTGCAGGATGTGCGAGCGGGTGCGCGAGGGCAAGCTGGTGGAGGGTTTCCACAGGCTGAACCACACCACTCCAGAGGACGTGTGCCTCAACGAAGCGGGGTTCGTGTGCTCTGGCACCCTCTCTCTGAACTGTGCTCCCCGTGGCGAGCGGTGCATAGACTTCGGGCTTCCATGCAGAGGGTGCGTGCCCCTGAGCGACGACCAAGGCGCAAGGCTAATTGACGAGGTGGGTTCGCTCGCCCTGAAGGTGGAGGTGGACGTCCGTGCCACCGACTGGGGCACCGACATGCTCGGACACAGACCAGACAACTTGACCCGCTCCTTCCCAGACCTCGTGGGCACGTTCTTCAGGTTCACCCTTGCCTCAGCCCCAGTGAACAGGGGGGTGAGGGAGAGCACTGGAGACCTCTACGCCGACGTGTTCGTGGGAAGGCTCGCAGAGGAGGCGGTGTACATCGCCTCCCGTATATTCGGCGTGAGGGGCGTGTCCGCAGCCCTGAACCTCACAGAAGCGCTGGAGAAGATATTCGGGATAGAGGTGAGCGATGCCACAAGGCAGATACGGGAGGAGCTGCGCTCCCATGGCAGGGCGCTCGCAGATGCCGCAGAGGCGATGGACTCTGAAAAGTATGGGCAGGCAAAGCAGAACATCATCAGGATAGCTGGGGACATCAACCTCTCCAACGTTGCCATAGGGGGCTTTAGACGTCCCATCGAGGGATACGAGGACTTCGATGCCTACAGAGCCCGCTCGTTCGAGTTCAGAGCTGGCGAGAGCGAGATGAAAGACGCCCTCACGAGAATCAGGGTGTCGGTGGACAATGACGGAGTGATAGTGGGGTGGGAAAGTGAAGTTCTCTGA
- a CDS encoding bifunctional 5,6,7,8-tetrahydromethanopterin hydro-lyase/3-hexulose-6-phosphate synthase yields MLLVGEALIGEEPELAHIDLMIGDKDGPVGEAFAAGLSTLSMGHTPLLAVIRPNLLTKPATLIVPKVTVRSMEDAAKVFGPAQSAVALAVADSVQAGIIPRDKVEELVMVVSVFIHPEAKDFDRLYRYNYGATKLAIARAMEGFPSIDKVLEEKDRDVHPIMGYRVLKLFDPPYLQIAIDIPDIAHVERVLREVPHSDHVIFEAGTPLIKRYGLSIIERMRAVRRDAFIMADLKTLDTGNLEARMAADAAADGVVVSGLAPLSTIESAISEAKKTGIYSCIDMLNVKEPAGLLGRLSIKPDIVELHRAIDAEGAESHAWERITEVKEASPTSLIAVAGGIRMDNMQQALDAGADILVVGRAITKSKDIRNTAEMFLSGLKVSEIDQFRIKTDF; encoded by the coding sequence TTGCTGTTAGTGGGAGAAGCACTCATAGGTGAGGAGCCAGAGCTTGCGCACATCGACCTCATGATAGGCGACAAGGATGGACCCGTGGGCGAGGCATTCGCCGCAGGGCTCTCTACCCTGTCCATGGGCCACACTCCACTGCTGGCAGTGATAAGGCCCAACCTGCTCACCAAGCCAGCCACTCTAATCGTGCCCAAGGTGACCGTGCGGTCCATGGAGGACGCTGCCAAGGTGTTCGGTCCCGCCCAGAGCGCCGTGGCGCTTGCAGTTGCCGACAGCGTTCAGGCGGGCATCATTCCAAGAGATAAGGTAGAGGAGCTCGTGATGGTGGTGAGTGTGTTCATCCATCCAGAGGCAAAGGACTTCGACAGGCTGTACCGCTACAACTATGGAGCCACCAAGCTCGCCATTGCCCGCGCCATGGAGGGATTTCCGAGCATCGACAAGGTGCTCGAGGAGAAGGACAGGGACGTGCACCCCATCATGGGCTACAGGGTACTCAAGCTGTTCGACCCACCATACCTGCAGATTGCGATAGACATCCCAGACATCGCCCACGTGGAGAGGGTTCTGAGGGAGGTGCCCCACAGCGACCACGTGATATTCGAGGCTGGAACGCCGCTCATCAAGCGCTATGGACTCTCAATCATAGAGAGGATGCGAGCGGTTCGAAGGGATGCCTTCATCATGGCAGACCTCAAGACACTGGACACTGGCAACCTCGAGGCAAGGATGGCTGCGGATGCGGCAGCGGATGGTGTGGTGGTCTCTGGGCTCGCTCCCCTCAGCACCATAGAGAGCGCAATCTCGGAGGCAAAAAAGACTGGCATATACTCGTGCATAGACATGCTCAACGTAAAAGAGCCTGCTGGGCTGCTCGGGCGGCTGAGCATCAAGCCAGACATCGTGGAGCTTCACAGGGCAATCGACGCCGAGGGCGCAGAGAGCCATGCATGGGAGAGGATAACAGAGGTCAAGGAGGCTTCTCCCACCAGCCTGATAGCGGTGGCTGGCGGGATAAGGATGGACAACATGCAGCAGGCTCTCGATGCGGGTGCGGACATCCTGGTGGTGGGCAGAGCCATTACCAAGTCCAAGGACATACGCAATACCGCTGAGATGTTCCTCTCTGGGCTCAAGGTATCTGAAATCGACCAGTTCAGAATAAAGACGGACTTCTAA
- a CDS encoding Coenzyme F420 hydrogenase/dehydrogenase, beta subunit C-terminal domain, which translates to MKFSDLKEQVIDPGYCIRCGLCASFCRHIELVDGVPTMVGKCTLDKGAVACSLCYDNCPQTLVVRGDGIGRALDVVAARSTEPAVLEVAQDGGAVSEMLRYLFESGSIEAAVITEHTRELRTKASVITSADEVLRGAGAKYSSSHSLALVSSLVKQGTERIAVVGTPCQIRGLSNATKRLFGDKLEPIKIGLFCMENFDYEKLHALLAERGITHIRKMAIREGTLFITKMDGSVEGIDIRELDEAVLGGCRHCVDFTAEHSDISAGSVGSEQGYTTLIIRTERGRELFEACLGAGRLETASVDSGIVLKLAELKRKKNEPLPTPPSERLRVMEELRKSDGATIPELSERTGLSRREVWLHVMRLRQQRAVEAVGMRDRYDVWKPVPSTAQSQST; encoded by the coding sequence GTGAAGTTCTCTGACCTTAAAGAACAGGTGATTGACCCGGGATACTGCATAAGGTGCGGGCTTTGTGCCTCGTTCTGCAGGCACATCGAGCTCGTGGATGGCGTGCCCACGATGGTGGGCAAGTGCACGCTCGATAAGGGAGCGGTGGCGTGCAGCCTGTGCTATGACAACTGTCCCCAGACGCTCGTTGTGCGTGGAGATGGGATAGGAAGGGCGCTGGACGTGGTGGCTGCCCGCTCCACAGAGCCGGCGGTGCTCGAGGTGGCACAGGATGGCGGGGCGGTGAGCGAGATGCTGAGGTATCTGTTCGAGTCTGGGAGCATCGAGGCGGCAGTCATCACGGAGCACACGAGGGAGCTTCGCACCAAGGCGAGCGTAATCACGTCGGCAGACGAGGTGCTGAGGGGTGCTGGAGCCAAGTACTCCTCTTCCCACAGCCTCGCGCTCGTGAGCAGCCTCGTAAAGCAGGGCACAGAGCGCATCGCCGTGGTGGGCACGCCCTGTCAGATAAGGGGGCTGTCCAATGCCACGAAAAGGCTGTTTGGCGACAAGCTCGAGCCCATCAAGATAGGGCTGTTCTGCATGGAGAACTTCGACTACGAGAAGCTGCACGCACTGCTCGCCGAAAGGGGAATCACACACATCAGAAAGATGGCCATAAGAGAGGGCACCCTCTTTATCACGAAGATGGATGGCAGTGTGGAGGGCATAGACATCAGGGAGCTGGACGAGGCAGTGCTCGGTGGGTGCAGACACTGTGTGGACTTCACGGCAGAGCACTCTGACATCTCCGCAGGTTCAGTGGGCTCTGAGCAGGGGTACACCACCCTCATCATCAGGACAGAGCGGGGCAGGGAGCTGTTCGAGGCGTGCCTGGGTGCGGGGAGGCTGGAGACTGCATCCGTGGACTCTGGCATCGTGCTAAAGCTCGCCGAACTCAAGCGCAAAAAGAACGAGCCGCTGCCCACCCCACCATCAGAGCGCCTCAGGGTGATGGAAGAGCTAAGGAAGAGCGATGGTGCCACCATCCCCGAGCTCAGCGAGCGCACGGGGCTTTCGCGGAGAGAGGTGTGGCTTCACGTGATGCGGCTGAGGCAGCAGAGGGCAGTGGAGGCTGTGGGCATGCGCGATCGCTATGACGTGTGGAAGCCTGTGCCCAGCACAGCACAATCACAATCAACGTAG
- a CDS encoding B12-binding domain-containing radical SAM protein gives MLINPPAPSAIKDVLDVSSPPLGLAYLAAVAREEGFDVGIVDCISEGIGHEELSSILRREQPDLVGITATTPSVIDGYMVARMAKEIGSTVVMGGVHPSALPVDTLLECPAIDIVVIGEGENTLREILGRHDAGRDMEDVRGMEDVRGMEDVRGIAYRENGRIVVNEPRPLIKDLDSLPLPAFDLLPLPTFKKHKFGVVMTSRGCPFKCTFCSSSTLFGSRWRGHSPERVLEEVKLLHDEYGVGDVEVLDDTFTLSKKRATMICELLSSELDIAWACSSRVDTIDHEMLAKMRGAGVHTIFYGIESGSDETLKRVGKGITTAKAETAVRATRNEGIAPLGSFMIGFPFERAEDIRKTLEFSQHVGVEYAQFSIATPYPGSMLWEVANTEGVLLTRDWRRYTALEPIMRLKYLSPEDVKRWLYRAWVGFYLGPRYIVRDMVKRRGMLLRTALRKLPILLRLNRGRVM, from the coding sequence ATGCTCATCAACCCTCCAGCACCATCGGCCATTAAAGACGTGCTCGATGTATCCTCCCCTCCGCTTGGGCTCGCATATCTGGCTGCAGTGGCAAGGGAGGAGGGCTTTGATGTGGGTATCGTGGACTGCATCTCAGAGGGTATAGGGCATGAGGAGCTCTCCAGCATACTGCGGCGGGAGCAGCCAGACCTCGTGGGCATCACCGCCACCACCCCCTCTGTGATAGATGGCTACATGGTGGCGAGGATGGCAAAGGAGATTGGCTCTACGGTGGTCATGGGTGGTGTGCACCCATCAGCGCTTCCCGTGGATACGCTATTGGAGTGCCCTGCCATAGACATCGTGGTGATTGGAGAGGGTGAGAACACCCTTAGAGAGATACTCGGGAGACACGATGCTGGAAGGGATATGGAGGATGTTCGGGGCATGGAGGATGTTCGGGGCATGGAGGATGTTCGGGGCATCGCATACAGGGAGAACGGAAGGATAGTGGTCAACGAGCCAAGACCCCTCATAAAAGACCTAGACAGTCTGCCCCTGCCAGCGTTTGACCTCTTGCCTCTCCCCACCTTCAAGAAGCATAAGTTCGGCGTGGTGATGACCTCGAGGGGTTGTCCATTTAAGTGCACATTCTGCTCTTCATCCACTCTGTTTGGCAGCAGGTGGAGGGGACATTCTCCAGAGAGAGTGCTGGAGGAAGTAAAGCTGCTGCACGATGAGTATGGGGTGGGGGATGTAGAGGTTCTGGATGACACCTTTACACTCAGCAAGAAGAGAGCCACGATGATATGTGAGCTGCTCTCTTCAGAGCTGGACATCGCATGGGCGTGCTCCTCGAGGGTGGACACCATAGACCACGAAATGCTTGCCAAGATGAGGGGGGCTGGTGTGCACACAATATTCTACGGCATCGAGTCTGGAAGTGATGAGACGCTGAAAAGGGTGGGAAAGGGCATCACCACAGCCAAGGCAGAGACTGCAGTGAGGGCAACACGCAATGAAGGAATAGCTCCCCTCGGCTCTTTTATGATAGGCTTTCCCTTCGAGAGGGCAGAGGATATCAGAAAGACGCTTGAGTTTTCGCAGCACGTTGGGGTGGAGTATGCGCAGTTCAGCATTGCCACCCCCTATCCTGGCTCGATGCTGTGGGAGGTTGCCAACACAGAGGGTGTTCTGCTCACCAGGGACTGGAGACGGTACACAGCCCTCGAGCCCATAATGAGGCTGAAGTATCTCAGCCCGGAGGATGTGAAGCGGTGGCTCTACAGGGCATGGGTGGGCTTCTATCTCGGACCGAGGTACATCGTGCGGGACATGGTGAAAAGAAGGGGCATGCTGCTCAGAACTGCTCTCAGGAAGCTGCCCATCCTTCTGAGGCTCAATAGGGGTAGAGTTATGTAG
- the purN gene encoding phosphoribosylglycinamide formyltransferase, whose product MSERVIGVLASGRGSNLQSIIDHIEGGYIKNARIGVVISDRASAYALERARRHGIEAVYINPHAYPTKEEYEQKVLEVLEEHGVELVLLAGYMRIVGDTLLDAYEGRMLNIHPALLPAFRGLHAQRQALEYGVKVAGCTVHFVDREVDHGPIIIQRCVEVREDDTEETLSARILEQEHKIYPEAVRLYLEGKLKIEGRRVRVLE is encoded by the coding sequence ATGAGTGAGAGGGTAATAGGCGTGCTGGCTTCTGGAAGGGGTTCCAACCTGCAGTCCATCATAGATCACATCGAGGGCGGATATATCAAAAATGCAAGAATAGGGGTGGTGATATCGGACCGTGCCAGTGCGTATGCGCTGGAGCGGGCGAGAAGACACGGAATAGAGGCAGTGTACATCAATCCCCACGCATACCCCACAAAGGAGGAGTATGAGCAGAAGGTGCTCGAGGTGCTTGAGGAGCATGGTGTGGAGCTCGTGCTGCTCGCTGGCTACATGCGCATCGTTGGCGACACGCTCCTCGATGCATACGAGGGCAGGATGCTCAACATACACCCAGCCCTGCTTCCCGCATTCAGGGGGCTGCATGCCCAGAGGCAGGCGCTGGAGTACGGCGTGAAGGTGGCAGGATGCACGGTGCACTTCGTTGATAGAGAGGTGGACCACGGTCCCATCATCATCCAGAGGTGTGTGGAGGTGAGGGAGGACGACACCGAGGAGACGCTCTCAGCCCGCATTCTCGAGCAGGAGCACAAGATATACCCAGAAGCTGTGAGGCTGTACCTCGAGGGAAAGCTCAAGATAGAGGGAAGGAGAGTGCGGGTGCTGGAGTGA